CCAACGAAGTTGGGAGGGGGTCGGGGGGGAGGGCAGCGCCACTTTTTCGGCGGGCCAGCTTGCGTGACAAGCGCCTGAGAGCCAGCGCATCGCAAGCGGCATTGGAAAGTACCCGTACAAAGCCAAATTGAGAATTGCTGGATACGACTTGCAATCACTTCGCCATGTGGGTAGAATATGGTCATCATGGGCCGGCGCATTACCATTGCGCTCCGCCCGGTTCGCATCCTGCGGCACCTACGATACCTATGACCACCGCCCCGGACAATGCCCGCCTGTCATCTGCGCGCGATACGGAGCGCCTGATAACATTTCAGCGCATTACGGCCATGGTGGCCGCCTCGCTCAATGTTCAGGAGACGCTTGACGCGATTGTGGCGGCGACGTGCGAATTGGTCGGCACCGCCGAGGCGCTGATTGTAATTCGCGACGCGGATACCGGCGAGTTGACGCTGCACCCGCACCCGGCGCACGCGGTGCCCGACGCCGAGGCGGACGAGTTGTTTCGCCGCAGCCTCTGGGACGGCATTGGCGCGCACGTCATGCGCACGCAGAAGCCGCATGTGGTCAATGACAGCGGCGAGCCGCTGGCGGGTCCGCTGCCGGTTGCGGCGCAGGCGTGGATCTGCGTGCCGCTCATCATCCAGGACGAGTCGATCGGCCTGCTATACGCGCTCAACGATCGCCCGACGCAATTCAGCGACGAAGCGGTGACGCTGGCGACGTTATTGGCCAATCACGCCGCGATCGCGATTGTCAATGCGCGGCTGTTCGAGAAGACCGAGAGCCGCCTGCGCGCCTCAAATGCGGTCTTTCGCGTGACCCAGGCGCTGGCGCAGAACCTGTCGGTGGATGAAGTGCTACAGATGGCGGTCGAGCAGATCACGCTGGCCGTGCCCAGCGCGGGCAAAGCGGTCATCCATCTGCTGCGCGGCGAGGTGCTGGACCCGCGCGCGGCGTCGCGCAAGCAGGGGCGAGGGCAGGCGCCGCACTCGCTGGCCATGCGCGCCGGTTCCGGCATCGCCGGGCGCGCGTTGGCGCGCAAGACGCCCCAGGTGGCGCTCGACACCCTGCGCGATCCGGATTTCATCGATCACGGCACCGGCGTGCGGTCGCTGATTGTCGTGCCGCTCATGGTTGATGACCGGGTCATGGGCACCCTGAGCGTTGACAGTGCCAGCATCAACGCATTCGACGGTGACACACAGCGATTGGTGGTGTCGCTCGGCCACCAGGCGTCCGTAGCGATCAGCCGCGCCCGCCTGTTTGATGCCATGCGCGCGGAAAAACGACGCATCGAGGCGATTCTCAACCATATGGTTGACGGCGTCATGCTGCTGGATGGCGACGGGCGCATCGCTAACGTCAATCCGGCGTTGATCGACATGGTGCGCGTGCCCGCGAGCCAACTCACCGGCCAACTGGTGCGCGATGTGCCGTATCCGGTCAATCAGTTTGGCCTGGATCTGCCGCTCGACGGCCACGACGCCGTAGCGGAGCGCTCGGTGCAGACCGGCGAGCCGCTGAAGAAAGCGTTTGAAGTTTTTGCGTCGCCGGTGCCAAGCGCGACGGCCGGTTGGGCGGGTCACGTCGTGGTCGTCCACGATGTGACCCGCGAGCGCGAACTGGATCAGCTAAAATCCGATTTCATTTCGACCGTCTCGCACGAGTTGCGTACGCCGCTGTTTTCGATTCGCGGCTTCGTCAAGCTGCTGACGAACGATAAGGTCACCGACGATAAGACGCGCCGCGAATTCCTGTCCATCGTCAGCCAGCAGACCGACCACCTGGCCCAGATCGTGAACGACCTGCTCGATCTCTCGCGGCTCGATGCCGGGCGGCCAATCGAAATGGACTTCGAGTCGGTCGACACGTCTGCGATAGCGAGCCAGGTGGTGGCGCGCTTCCAATCGCTGGCAGGCGAGCGGCGAATCCTGCTTAAAACCGACGTGCCGGGCGGTCTGCCCAGGGTGCGCGCCGATGCGCGCCGTCTGACGCAGGCACTGGTCAACCTGGTGGGTAATGCCATCAAGTTCACGGCGGAACATGGACGCGTCACCATCGGCGCCGGCATCGAATCACCCGGCGAATTGCGCGTGTCAGTTACCGACACCGGCATCGGCATTCCAGCGGATGCGCTGCCGCACCTGTTTGAGCGTTTCTTTCAGGTCGGGCAGCCGTCCATGCCGCGCCTTGGCGGCACCGGACTCGGCCTGTATATCACCCGCCAGATTGTCGAAGCGCATGGCGGGCGAATCTGCGTCGAAAGCACGCTGGGCGCCGGCAGTTGTTTCTGGTTCACCATTCCGGTAGATACGCCAAATCCAGGAGGTAACACCCGTGGCTAAGGTCCTGATCGTGGAGGATGATCCAAGCTCCCGGCGACTTGTGGAGTTTACGCTGCAGCAAGAGGGTTTTGAGGTTGTCACGGCATCCAATGGGCTGGAGGGGCTCGACCGCGCACAGAGCGACCAGCCGGATGTGATCGTCATGGATATTATGATGCCGGTGATGGCCGGCTTTGAAGCCTGCCTGCGCCTGAAAGAGATCCCAACGACCGCGCACATTCCCATTCTGGTGCTGACGGCCAAGGGGCATGAGGCGGATCGCACCTATAGCCTGATGGCGGGCGCCGACGACTACCTGGCCAAGCCGGCCGACCCGGAGATCATCGCCGGGCGCGTGCGCGCCTTGTTGAACAAGGCGGCCGGCGGTTCGTAGACGTGCCGGAGCAGAGTGAGATTGCGCGCGCGGCCGAGTTGCTGGGCCGCGCGCGGCATGTGGTGGCGCTGACCGGCGCCGGCATGTCGACGGCGTCGGGCATCCCCGACTTCCGCACGCCGGGCAGCGGCCTGTGGACGCGCACCGATCCGGCCCGAGTTGCATCGATCGACGCCTTCATGCGTGACCCGCGCGCATACTACGCGTGGCGCGGCCCGCTGCTGAAGTCACTGCACAGCGCCAACCCCAATCCGGCGAATCGCGCGCTGGCCGATCTGGAGCAGCGCGACGTCCTGCGCGCCGTCATCACCCAGAATATTGACGGCTTGCAGCAGCGCGCCGGTTCGCGACGCGTGCTGGAGGTGCATGGCACGGCGCAGGAACTGGTCTGCCTGTCGTGCGGGCAGATCTACCGTGACGACGAGCCCATCCGGCGCATCATCGAGCAGGGCGACGTGCCGTACTGTGCCTTGTGCGGCGGGCTGCTCAAGCCCAACGTCGTGTTGTTCGGCGAACTGCTGCCGGGAGCGGTGCTTCGCGAAGTCTACGCAGAACTGCAACGCTGTGACGTGATCCTGGTGGCCGGTTCATCGCTTGAGGTGCATCCGGCTGCCAGCTGGCCGGAAACAGCCTTGCGCAACGGTGCTCGAGCGATCATCGTCAACCTCTCCGAGACGTACCTCGACCCGTACGCGGACGTGGTCATTCGCCGTAATGTGGCTGAGGCGCTGCCGGCGCTTGTGACGGCGCTGGACAATCGCTCGTAACCACGCCTTCGATCTCGGCTATTTCCACGATCCGCTGTTCATAAGCCGGTATGCCGCGCCAGTGCCCTCACGCAGCGCCTGACCGCGCTCGAACATCTGCACTTCGCCGCTGACCGCGCGTTCGTCTTCCACCGCCCATCCCAGTGCGGCGGTTGCGCCGCCCAGTTGCTCGCGCCAGACCTTGCCGAAACCGCGCTTGGGGGCGCGCAGTTCGGACGCGGGAGGTCGCTCGGTGCCACCTTCGGGCTGGCCGGCATCCCATGTATCGTTGAAAAGCAACCACGTTCCACTGTCGAGAATGACATATATCGTGCGCGTGTCTTCCCGCCAGACCATTGCCCCGTTCTGGAACGCCTGCTTCGCCAGGCGCAGCGGACTCGGCGGCCCGGCCGGACAGCCGAGATTCGCTTGAATATCAAACGTCGAGTCGTCGGCTGCACGCACCCACGACGCCATCGGTAACGGACAGCTAGCGACGGGCGTAGGCGTGCTGATTGCAGTGGGCGCCTGGCGTGGCGTTGGCGATGGCGTCGGGGTCGGCGGCTGCGTCGCAACCGGGGGCAGCGTCGGGTAGGGGGTCGGAGTCAGCGTGGGTGTTGGCGCCGGCGGCGGCGAACCGACGCAGTCATGGATGACCGTGAGCGTCCGGCCGCTGGCGTGAGCGATGAAGAGCCTGTCGCCCAGCACGGCCATAACGGACGGGTCAGCGCTGACCGGGATGGTCGCCACGCGGCCCAGTGTGCGGGCGTCGAGCACATCAATCTGGTTTGCCAGCGGATTCGGCGGCGCCGCGCTGAAATAGCTGTCTCCGTACGCGACGAAGAGGTGGCGCGTGCGCGGGTTGATGGCGAGCGCACTGATGCGCGTCGGCGCCGGCAAGGCGCTGATCGGCGCGAGGTTGGCGGCGCGGAAGTTGAACAGCTTCGTCGTCCCGGCCATCGGGTGATTGGCGGCCACGAAGATGGAATCGGAGGCGCTGTCCAGTGCGACGCCTGCAACGTTGCGCTCGCCAGACATAACGACCTGCCGCAGCGCCAGACTGTCGATGCCGTACAGTATGAGGCCGCCATTGGATCCCGGCACCCCGTTGGAAGCGATTGCGTAGATGCGCGCCGAAGCCGGATTGGCCAGCAGCCAACTGGGAGTGATTCCGTCTCCGTACGCCATCGTGTAGCCGGTCAATGTGAAGCCGCCGGCGGGCGCCAGTGTGTCCAGCGCGAAGGCGCGGTTGTTGACGATCAGGCGCCGGTTTTGCGCGTCAACCGCAATCGCGGTGCGGTATGGTTTGGCCAGTGCCCGACGCTCCAACACACGCGCATTGGCTGCATCAATAACGGTCACTGCGCCGGTTTCCCAGTCGCTGACGTAGATCCGCCCGGCTTGTTCGTCAAGCGCCATCTGAGCCGGTGAGCGCTCCAGCGGCACCGAGGCAAGCACGCGCCGCCCGTCGCTAATCAGCAATTCGCTGGAGGACGGCATCAGCGCGTACAGCCGGCCGCGTGTTTCGTCGGCCAGCAGTTGGGTTGGCTGTGCCATCAGCGGTATCAGCCTTACCACCGCAAGCGTGCGCGTGTCGATGACGTCGATGCGGCCGGCTTCACGTCCGTACGCACCTTCGATGGCAACGTACACCTTTTCGCCGCGTGCATCGGATGCGAGCGCGGCCGGCTGCGATCCGACCGACACCGTGGCGAGCGTGCGCAGCGAGTCGATGTCGATCACGCTGACCGTGCTGCTGGAGCTCGCCGACACGTACAGTCGTCGCCCGACGACGAGCGCGCTGTTGGCGGACGCGCCGACCGGTATGCGGGTGACAACCTGCCCGTTCTCGACGACCGCGATATACTCTCCGTTGTCATACTGGTCCACGAACACGCGCCCGGTCTGCGGATCGAGTGCAAACACGCTGTACGATGATGTCGGCAGCGGCACGGCGCGCACGACGACGCCCAATGCTAGATCGATGACCTCGATGCGGTCGTAGCCCGCGAGGTAGAGCTCCTGGCCGGACGGGTCGAGGCCGAGCCGGGTTGCCGTGCGCCAGCCGGTGAGCGCAATCCAGCGCGTGATGGTGAAGCGCTGCGTGTCGATCACCGCAATCGCACTGCCGTCGCCGGTGACCACCGCATAGAGCCGATTGCGGACCGCATCCAGCGCCATGCCGCCAAACTGCTGGTAACTTGCCAGGCGCGGATTTGAGATCGGCAGCGTCGCGCGCAGTTGCGTGCCTTCCAGCAGCGAGATGCTCCGCTCGTTCTCGTTCATCACATACAGCCGTCCGGCTCGCTCGTCCGCCGTGATCAGGCTCGGGGCGGCGTTTAGCGGGACGATCTGCGTCAGCTTCTCGGCTTCCACCACGGCGAGGCTGTTGCTCACCCGGTTGGTCACGTAGAGACGGTCATTGAGCATCGCCAGCCAACGCGGATAGCGCACGGTGCCGGGCAGCGATGTGAGGGCGATCTGTTCGGAGAAGGCCGGGACGGTGCAAGTAGTCGCCGCAGCCGGTGTGGTGAAGGTGCCGGCCCCCGCCGCGCCTGGCGTCGTGACTTGAGCGGGCGGGGCAGCAGATTGAGCCGCTGGCGCGGCCGGCGAGCTGTCCGAACCGGCGGGTGCCGGCGTCCTGGCCTCATCGCAACCCAGCATCGCCAGCAGCAGTGCCAGGCCGCATGCCAACGATGTGAGGCGGTACAGCCACTGCGGCCACGCGCTCATGTTGCCTCCCACTCTGTGACAGGCGCCGTCATCACACCGGCATGCGCGCCATGTTGCCGGCAAACCATCGATCCGGCGATGCGTTGCTGCGCTGGTTCGGGCTGACTGAGCGCCGAACGACCTAGCGCCAGCGGCCTCCCGAAACGAGTAACCATACGGCCGACGTTTCATCGCTCAGTGCCAGTCCCTTATCAAACGTTTGCACGTCGCCGTTCAGCGCGCGCTCATCCACGATGGCCCAGCCCAGCGAACCGTCTGCGCTGCCAAGCCGCTCTCGCCATAGCTTGCCGAAGCCGCGCTTGGGCGCGCGCAGGCCGGGCGGCGGGTTCTCGGTGCCGCCTTCCGGCTGGCTCGCGTCCCACGTGTCGTCGTAGACCGCCCAACTGTTGTTATTGTAGATCACATAGATCTTGCGATTGTCGGCGCGCCAGACCATGACGCCTTTCTGGAACGACTGCCGCCCCAACTGGACGGTGTGCGATGGCTCGCTCGGGCAGCCGAGATTCGCGCGCAGATCAAAATCCTGGTTGCCGCGATTCTGTACCCACCGCGCAACCGGCATGCTGCACGCTGTGCTCGCCGCGACGGTTGGCGTCGGTCGCGGTGCCGTGGTGGGCGCCACCGTCGCCGTTGGCGCCGGGGTGGGCGAAGGGTATTCCGTCGGCGTGGGCGTGGTGGTCGGGCCGGCAGGCACGGCGGTCGCGCAGTCGCGGGCGACGGTCTGGGTGCGGCCCGCAGAATGCGCAATGAAGACCCGGTCGCCGAGAATCGCCATGGCAACGGGGTCGGCGTCGAGCGGTAGCGATGCCGCGGCGCCGAGCGTGCGCGTGTCCAGCACATCGAGTGCGGCCGCGCGCGGCGGCGTGACGCTGGAGGCGCGCGCGACGAACAGATGGCTCGTTCGCCGGTTGATCTCAAGTGCGCGCCCCAGCGACGCCAGTGTCAGTTCTGCCCGGTAGTTGCGCGGCTGGGTGTCGGCTACATTCAAGCGGCTGACGCCCTCAATGGGGTGCATCGTGGTCCAATATACGCGCTGCGCCGTGCTGTCCAACGTTAAGGCGGTCACATTGCGCTGCCCGAATTGGCTGTCAACCTTCAGCGTCCGGCTGTCGATCGTGTAGATAATGGTGCCGCCGTTCGAGCCCGGCGTCCCGTTATCCGCCAGTGCATACAAGTGCGCGCCGACCGGATCGGCGACCAGGCGGTAAGGCGGCAGGCTCGTCCCGATCAGCGCATAGCTCGTGATTGAAAACGCCCCGGATGGCGACAGATCGGCCAGCGCGAAGGCGCGGTCATTGGCGAATACCCGTTGCGTGACGGGATCGACGGCGACGGCACTCAACTGATCTTGCATCGGCACATTCCGCCGGGTTATCACGCGCCCCGCAACCGCGTCAACGGCGATCAGGTTGTTCGACTGCAAATCCGTGACATACAGACGCCCGGTGCTTTCGTCCAGCGCCATCAGCCCGGCGGAGCGCTCGATCGGGATG
This genomic stretch from Chloroflexota bacterium harbors:
- a CDS encoding GAF domain-containing protein; this translates as MTTAPDNARLSSARDTERLITFQRITAMVAASLNVQETLDAIVAATCELVGTAEALIVIRDADTGELTLHPHPAHAVPDAEADELFRRSLWDGIGAHVMRTQKPHVVNDSGEPLAGPLPVAAQAWICVPLIIQDESIGLLYALNDRPTQFSDEAVTLATLLANHAAIAIVNARLFEKTESRLRASNAVFRVTQALAQNLSVDEVLQMAVEQITLAVPSAGKAVIHLLRGEVLDPRAASRKQGRGQAPHSLAMRAGSGIAGRALARKTPQVALDTLRDPDFIDHGTGVRSLIVVPLMVDDRVMGTLSVDSASINAFDGDTQRLVVSLGHQASVAISRARLFDAMRAEKRRIEAILNHMVDGVMLLDGDGRIANVNPALIDMVRVPASQLTGQLVRDVPYPVNQFGLDLPLDGHDAVAERSVQTGEPLKKAFEVFASPVPSATAGWAGHVVVVHDVTRERELDQLKSDFISTVSHELRTPLFSIRGFVKLLTNDKVTDDKTRREFLSIVSQQTDHLAQIVNDLLDLSRLDAGRPIEMDFESVDTSAIASQVVARFQSLAGERRILLKTDVPGGLPRVRADARRLTQALVNLVGNAIKFTAEHGRVTIGAGIESPGELRVSVTDTGIGIPADALPHLFERFFQVGQPSMPRLGGTGLGLYITRQIVEAHGGRICVESTLGAGSCFWFTIPVDTPNPGGNTRG
- a CDS encoding response regulator, which translates into the protein MAKVLIVEDDPSSRRLVEFTLQQEGFEVVTASNGLEGLDRAQSDQPDVIVMDIMMPVMAGFEACLRLKEIPTTAHIPILVLTAKGHEADRTYSLMAGADDYLAKPADPEIIAGRVRALLNKAAGGS
- a CDS encoding NAD-dependent deacylase yields the protein MPEQSEIARAAELLGRARHVVALTGAGMSTASGIPDFRTPGSGLWTRTDPARVASIDAFMRDPRAYYAWRGPLLKSLHSANPNPANRALADLEQRDVLRAVITQNIDGLQQRAGSRRVLEVHGTAQELVCLSCGQIYRDDEPIRRIIEQGDVPYCALCGGLLKPNVVLFGELLPGAVLREVYAELQRCDVILVAGSSLEVHPAASWPETALRNGARAIIVNLSETYLDPYADVVIRRNVAEALPALVTALDNRS